In Carassius carassius chromosome 7, fCarCar2.1, whole genome shotgun sequence, one genomic interval encodes:
- the lbx1b gene encoding transcription factor LBX1b, whose translation MTTTKVVKVCEAMESHGLHPLDHLPPPASSDKALTPFSIADILCRPTVKRTARIYQLPASERPRKSITVSLITQTSPLCALHELASKTFKGLELGVLQAAEGRDGLTLFGQRDSLKKRRKSRTAFTNHQLYELEKRFLHQKYLSPADRDQIAHQLGLTNAQVITWFQNRRAKLKRELEEMKADVESVRSTAIVTLDKIAKLADLERCAVGATGHTGPECSPRLGHEYKSAHKLCLSPMSSLSDHTSQDYSEDEDVEIDVDV comes from the exons ATGACGACTACCAAAGTTGTCAAAGTCTGTGAGGCTATGGAGAGCCATGGGCTGCACCCCCTGGACCACCTTCCACCACCCGCGAGTTCAGACAAGGCCTTAACTCCCTTCAGCATCGCAGACATCCTCTGCAGACCGACTGTCAAACGAACTGCCAGGATTTACCAGCTTCCAGCATCAGAGAGACCCCGAAAGAGCATTACTGTATCACTCATCACTCAAACATCGCCTCTGTGCGCTCTTCACGAGCTGGCCAGCAAAACGTTCAAAGGTCTCGAATTAGGTGTACTCCAAGCAGCAGAAG GAAGGGATGGGTTGACTCTGTTTGGTCAAAGGGACAGTCTCAAAAAGCGCCGAAAATCTAGGACGGCCTTCACTAATCACCAGTTATATGAACTAGAGAAaaggtttcttcatcagaaatacTTGTCACCCGCAGACAGAGACCAAATTGCCCATCAGCTGGGGCTGACAAATGCGCAGGTCATAACCTGGTTCCAGAATCGACGTGCGAAACTAAAGCGTGAGTTGGAGGAGATGAAAGCGGACGTGGAGTCGGTCAGATCCACAGCTATAGTGACTCTGGATAAAATCGCTAAACTGGCCGATCTGGAGAGGTGTGCGGTTGGAGCCACGGGGCACACGGGGCCAGAGTGCTCGCCACGGCTGGGTCACGAGTACAAGAGTGCGCACAAATTATGTCTGTCCCCCATGTCGTCTCTCTCAGACCACACAAGTCAAGACTACTCCGAGGACGAGGACGTGGAAATAGACGTCGATGTCTGA